One window of the Babesia bovis T2Bo chromosome 2, whole genome shotgun sequence genome contains the following:
- a CDS encoding Eukaryotic membrane family protein, giving the protein MVYRRIPSKMAAFFTNLADFICVEIQGYPFIIREHPPPSVLAQHNVNRSSDGVVNGASSSHDGICDDEILDPIDAIPENSLKHMLRLPRHFERIMLLSLGICIDSLLFELTMMPIQAVSGVLYIFEKFIEKVRCSIEPYVSRLRSSVMVPSFLTRYFLTVSPMSMSTSSGNETASTVKPSDSGPVDKSTTISTEPIKEDDSHSASKLDPVYESEADCLSHSGGELTSPDENDETSSSGGEYEDADPPLDTTTDSSANTPDDADESYVITPIEACGFARFAAMLFAIIILSRIDTSRVYHNIRGQPFFKLYVIFNMLEICERLCRSFGRDCIDTLMRTTVKIYKLCSNFSLRSSNALAMLNATKRMKSGIAMDHFMTKKYKSSVVISNFARVEQMATPTMRRVTVDVAGYSERTISQSETTHPYSNAGTSDLSDKERPIKTLSFVGDDLDLHLNHSEDSPEKHSFVLKDLSATLDTIADTVCPDSTRELEDSGNAYLEFILRFLLVTIYIIFHSFMHLLRVLILNIAINSSDSAMFLLMVTNNFAEIKSTVFKKFNETSLFTIVATDAIERFHLCFDGMIVFFKMCTVQSPWQAYLQVSRWLSKMLVLEVLIDYFKHSFLLKFNKIGGELFKRYTEVLIGDILLSRSLRNLHMLVRFDFRVICKGVYSFSHIPARRLGFMSSPIMTLIVCNIPYIRSRLTVTRFVTALLIWTALFFLKVTLSILLLSYGIKKRRDLLMLRTPMDAVGSL; this is encoded by the exons ATGGTTTATAGAAGGATTCCATCTAAAATGGCCGCCTTTTTTACAAATCTTGCAGATTTTATCTGCGTTGAGATTCAGGGTTATCCTTTTATAATTCGTGAGCATCCACCGCCTTCTGTTCTTGCACAACATAATGTCAACAGGTCGTCTGATGGTGTTGTTAACGGTGCTTCATCTTCACATGATGGCATATGTGACGACGAAATATTGGATCCTATAGATGCAATCCCAGAG AACTCGTTGAAACATATGTTACGACTCCCTCGGCATTTTGAGCGGATCATGTTATTATCGTTAGGTATATGTATAGACTCTCTGTTATTCGAGTTGACTATGATGCCTATACAG gCTGTGAGTGGTGTTTTATACATATTTGAGAAGTTTATTGAGAAAGTGAGATGTTCTATTGAACCTTACGTTTCAAGGCTTCGTTCTTCTGTAATGGTTCCTTCATTTTTGACTCGATATTTCCTGACGGTATCACCAATGTCAATGAGTACATCTAGTGGCAATGAAACTGCATCCACTGTAAAGCCAAGTGATTCCGGACCTGTTGATAAATCCACAACCATCTCAACAGAACCTATTAAAGAAGATGACTCCCATAGTGCTAGCAAATTAGACCCTGTTTACGAGTCAGAAGCAGACTGTTTATCGCATAGCGGTGGTGAATTGACTTCACCAGATGAAAATGACGAAACGTCATCTTCTGGCGGAGAATATGAGGATGCTGATCCGCCGTTAGACACCACAACAGACTCTAGCGCGAATACCCCGGATGATGCCGATGAATCATATGTTATAACACCAATAGAGGCTTGTGGATTTGCTCGTTTTGCTGCCATGTTGTTTGCTATAATTATTCTCTCAAGGATTGACACTTCACGGGTGTATCACAACATACGTGGTCAGCCTTTCTTCAAGttgtatgttatatttaacatGTTGGAAATTTGTGAGCGTCTTTGCAGATCTTTTGGTAGAGATTGTATTGACACTTTAATGCGCACTACTGTCAAGATCTACAAGTTATGTTCAAACTTTTCATTACGTAGTTCAAATGCTTTGGCTATGTTAAATGCTACGAAACGCATGAAGTCAGGTATTGCTATGGACCATTTTATGACAAAGAAATATAAATCAAGTGTAGTAATCAGTAATTTCGCTCGTGTTGAGCAGATGGCGACTCCTACAATGCGTCGTGTTACTGTTGACGTGGCTGGATATTCTGAAAGAACCATATCGCAAAGTGAAACCACTCATCCATATTCAAATGCGGGTACCAGTGATCTCTCTGATAAGGAGCGACCTATAAAGACTTTATCGTTTGTAGGCGATGACTTAGATCTGCATTTGAATCACTCCGAAGATTCGCCGGAGAAACACAGTTTCGTGTTGAAGGACTTATCGGCTACTTTGGACACAATTGCTGATACTGTATGTCCCGATTCAACTCGTGAACTAGAGGATTCTGGCAATGCTTATTTGGAATTTATATTACGTTTTTTATTGGTTACtatctatattatattccaCTCATTTATGCATTTACTTCGTGTGCTGATTCTTAACATTGCCATTAACTCCTCTGACTCAGCAATGTTTTTATTGATGGTAACTAACAACTTTGCTGAGATTAAGTCTACTGTTTTCAAGAAGTTTAATGAGACATCATTATTCACTATCGTTGCTACTGACGCTATTGAGCGTTTTCACTTATGTTTCGACGGGATGATTGTCTTCTTTAAGATGTGTACAGTTCAAAGTCCATGGCAGGCGTATTTACAGGTATCACGCTGGTTAAGTAAGATGTTGGTGTTAGAAGTGCTGATTGATTACTTCAAGCACAGTTTTCTGCTTAAGTTTAACAAGATCGGTGGTGAGCTTTTCAAACGTTACACTGAGGTATTGATCGGTGATATACTGTTATCGCGGTCACTCCGCAACTTACATATGCTTGTGCGATTTGACTTTCGAGTCATATGTAAGGGGGTCTATTCATTTTCTCACATTCCTGCGAGGCGTCTCGGTTTCATGTCTTCTCCTATAATGACACTTATCGTATGTAACATTCCATATATTCGCAGTCGTTTGACAGTTACTAGGTTTGTTACTGCTCTTTTAATATGGACGGCGTTATTTTTTTTGAAGGTGACGTTATCCATTCTACTTCTAAGTTATGGGATAAAGAAGCGCCGTGATTTGCTGATGCTAAGAACTCCGATGGACGCTGTAGGCTCCTTATGA
- a CDS encoding DNA polymerase alpha/epsilon subunit B family protein — MASLFDDDISDMLAADPGPAKETRDDSHDSVYQLSSSLRRFGITKLPPAESGKALLEALTKDTLWPVTLESGLKVDIYLWNYVVNELSKGVDVTNVLTGVYNWSYYQEKLKIESNLDRTQEVFIYNVLKDVPMIHYSRNKKKFTCDFTPNDSSSVVEIRYELALEKIKRSNIHVTTVDAISRSCTTEQNIVGILGLDKKGDMSLKGALTQLRLIITDETIICSGIYCPCNTVIVRGVIEPYTDSIRCIEIKQPPPFIDIDVPDCFGGTLTRDNVLYLERRFQHKFEHGASERWVVLSELFLDNEDVLNSFEVLLDTFLDLYQTDGFPIGIIIMGNFNSQGFNLTGNTNHYADGFDKLYVLLMKSKFRALLISVNFILVPGTKDATPSSTMLPMPPLLAGYTSNIANRIKASIGSNSKFMVATNPCRIRHLSKRMIFCRNDVLRKLLGSALLTTGTAMNTTPPHELVNMLTHSIYGQGHICPNKPGTNTILKHDATLLLYPQPDLICISDLSSPPFADAKGSTVFCNVDPFHKAKSFLSYDAISGKCQKFSL; from the exons ATGGCTTCATTGTTTGATGATGATATTTCAGATATGTTAGCGGCCGATCCTGGCCCTGCTAAAGAAACTAGAGATGATAGTCATGACAGTGTGTACCAACTGTCATCAAGTCTACGACGATTTGGCATAACAAAGCTGCCACCTGCGGAATCCGGTAAGGCGCTTTTAGAAGCACTTACAAAGGACACTTTGTGGCCAG TAACGCTGGAATCTGGTCTAAAAGtggatatatacctatGGAACTATGTTGTCAATGAGCTTTCGAAAGGAGTAGATGTTACCAACGTATTGACCGGGGTATACAATTGGTCTTATTACCAGGAGAAGCTGAAAATTGAATCGAATTTAGATAGAACACAAGAAGTGTTCATATACAATGTACTCAAGGATGTGCCAATGATACATTACTCCCGAAATAAAAAG AAATTCACATGCGACTTTACACCAAACGATAGCTCCTCTGTTGTAGAAATACGATATGAACTGGCACTAGAA AAAATAAAGCGAAGCAATATACATGTAACAACGGTGGATGCAATATCAAGATCCTGTACAACTGAACAAAATATAGTTGGCATCCTGGGTCTTGATAAAAAAGGTGATATGTCACTCAAAGGCGCATTGACACAGCTTCGATTAATAATAACAGATGAAACTATAATATGCAGTGGGATATATTGCCCATGCAACACTGTTATCGTGAGAGGAGTTATAGAGCCTTATACG GACTCTATACGGTGCATCGAGATTAAGCAACCACCACCGTTTATAGATATTGATGTACCAGACTGCTTTGGCGGCACATTGACAAGAGATAATGTGTTGTACCTAGAACGACGGTTTCAACACAAATTTGAGCATGGAGCGTCTGAGCGATGGGTGGTTTTATCAGAGCTATTCCTAGACAACGAAGACGTCCTAAATTCATTTGAAGTGCTCCTAGATA CATTTCTGGatttataccaaactgaTGGATTCCCAATAGGCATCATCATTATGGGCAATTTCAATTCCCAGGGCTTCAACCTCACGGGGAACACGAACCATTATGCCGACGGATTTGACAAGTTATATGTGTTGCTCATGAAAAGCAAGTTTAGAGCATTACTAATCAGTGTGAATTTCATTCTAGTGCCAGGAACCAAAGATGCAACACCATCTAGCACAATGTTGCCCATGCCGCCACTACTCGCGGGGTACACCTCAAATATCGCTAATCGCATTAAAGCTTCTATAGGAAGCAACTCTAAATTTATGGTTGCCACAAACCCTTGTAGGATACGCCATCTAAGTAAACGGATGATATTTTGCCGTAATGACGTGTTAAGGAAACTACTAGGCTCGGCATTACTAACAACGGGAACTGCCATGAATACGACACCACCGCATGAACTTGTGAATATGCTGACACACAGCATATATGGCCAAGGGCATATATGCCCCAACAAACCAGGAACGAATACAATACTGAAACACGATGCGACGTTGCTGCTGTACCCACAACCAGACTTGATATGTATCTCTGATTTGTCATCCCCGCCTTTTGCGGATGCCAAAGGATCCACGGTATTCTGCAACGTTGACCCGTTCCACAAAGCAAAGTCGTTCCTCTCATACGATGCCATATCTGGAAAGTGCCAAAAATTCTCCCTTTGA
- a CDS encoding DnaJ C terminal domain family protein → MRGKNTGTEALCSMAWRRQPTASAIGHTSKLSPSILYIYSIVYYISLLCSWLFFVYLFISHNVSYMYVIPCLAVGLSLLPAFCQRRSRNISRLLCGALLCAKLASCVNLRSHGNASSHVYSGLRDRDAIAFLITGSSPASLVSAISSVSTPRSHVNVIANTVRGSTLEPGSAFVSWARLPGDIRATRGRINKYALFASVVDQEPDVDYYSVLSLPNDCSEEDIKKRHDELKESLKSLPSVDKRIMNKIKEAYKVLSNPASRALYDEKLRQRAEEVSSDDDTSDTEYDSDDIEILGNPDEEFGIDITDNESPARSRGGLTGFLGNLFGFNRDYSMKPMRSVNNRDLTTTASVDLKALVFGDTVKVPIEKYCPCPDCNSSKSAQQKYISRCNKCSGRGMITKNQRTPFGYISTSRTCMQCQGRGMARIQDCTTCNNSGRVYKSTEVEIKIPAGIKVGSTLKVKGKGHSSGYSSRPGNLYVKISSSPNEHEYIDMDKVYTTATLDYVSAILGDTVNVYTFCGKKQVTVPPGTQSGDEFVVGNYDNKTHMIRFKVTVPKKATKEEASLIQQIKELRNQN, encoded by the exons ATGCGAGGCAAGAATACAGGTACTGAAGCGCTGTGCTCTATGGCATGGAGGCGTCAGCCTACGGCCTCCGCAATAGGACACACCTCTAAACTATCGCCTTCCATTTTGTACATTTATAGCATCGTTTACTATATTTCTTTGTTATGTAGCTGGCTGTTCTTTGTCTACTTATTCATATCGCATAATGTGTCCTATATGTATGTTATACCGTGTCTAGCGGTTGGATTGTCGTTGTTACCGGCATTCTGTCAACGACGTTCCAGGAACATCTCCAGGCTACTATGTGGTGCACTACTTTGTGCAAAACTAGCCTCCTGCGTTAATTTGAGGTCACATGGTAATGCTAGCTCTCATGTATACAGTGGATTGAGGGATAGAGATGCAATTGCATTTTTGATTACAGGAAGTAGTCCCGCGTCACTAGTAAGTGCAATATCATCGGTATCAACTCCCCGATCTCATGTTAACGTTATCGCAAATACCGTCCGGGGTAGTACACTGGAGCCTGGGTCTGCCTTTGTATCCTGGGCTCGGTTACCTGGGGATATCAGGGCAACACGAGGTCGGATAAACAAATATGCCTTATTCGCTAGTGTCGTTGATCAGGAGCCCGATGTGGACTACTACAGTGTCCTGTCATTGCCAAATGATTGCAGTGAAGAGGATATAAAGAAGCGCCATGATGAGCTGAAGGAATCTTTAAAGTCACTGCCGTCAGTGGATAAACGGATCATGAATAAGATTAAGGAAGCTTATAAAGTACTTTCTAATCCAGCATCTAGAGCGTTGTATGATGAAAAGCTAAGGCAACGTGCTGAAGAGGTGTCGTCGGATGACGACACTAGTGATACAGAATATGATTCTGATGATATAGAGATATTAGGTAACCCTGATGAAGAATTTGGGATAGATATCACCGATAATGAAAGCCCAGCGAGGTCACGTGGTGGCTTAACAGGCTTCCTTGGCAACCTATTTGGCTTCAACCGTGATTATAGCATGAAACCAATGCGTTCTGTGAATAACCGCGATCTAACAACAACGGCCAGTGTAGATCTCAAGGCATTGGTGTTTGGAGATACCGTTAAGGTACCCATAGAAAAATACTGCCCATGTCCTGATTGCAATTCTAGTAAAAGCGCACAGCAgaagtatatatccagATGTAATAAATGCAGCGGACGAGGCATGATAACGAAAAATCAGCGTACACCGTTCGGTTACATTTCCACATCAAGGACATGTATGCAATGCCAAGGACGAGGCATGGCAAGGATACAGGACTGTACCACATGTAATAACAGCGGTCGTGTATACAAATCAACTGAGGTCGAGATAAAAATACCAGCTGGTATTAAAGTGGGATCTACCCTGAAAGTAAAAGGGAAGGGACACTCTAGTGGCTATTCATCTCGACCAGGTAACCT GTACGTTAAAATCAGCTCATCACCCAATGAGCACGAGTACATTGACATGGACAAGGTATATACCACAGCTACATTGGATTATGTATCCGCGATACTGGGAGATACA GTCAATGTGTACACCTTCTGCGGTAAGAAACAGGTGACTGTGCCACCAGGGACGCAGAGTGGTGACGAGTTCGTAGTTGGTAACTATGATAACAAGACACACATGATAAGGTTTAAAGTAACAGTGCCAAAAAAAGCAACAAAGGAAGAAGCGTCACTTATCCAGCAAATTAAAGAACTGCGAAACCAAAATTAA
- a CDS encoding Tetratricopeptide repeat family protein, protein MGDMDDLKFELERLRNQYEESLLGDYPSARIQFEYACTLMCSPEREHLDLAIELLEELVRVKYNITTSMYQLALCHIKRREYKKARRHLDMLLRLEPRNHAALTLRSLLFNLLYDDAMKGSLFVIMASLCAIAAYKLWK, encoded by the exons ATGGGTGACATGGATGACCTTAAGTTTGAATTGGAGCGTCTTCGGAACCAGTATGAAGAG AGTCTTCTTGGCGACTACCCTTCCGCAAGGATACAGTTTGAGTATGCTTGCACATTGATGTGCTCCCCGGAGAGGGAGCATCTTGATCTTGCTATAGAGCTCCTAGAGGAGTTGGTTCGAGtcaaatataacat CACCACGAGTATGTACCAGTTGGCTCTGTGTCACATTAAGCGACGCGAGTACAAAAAGGCCAGGCGTCATCTGGACATGCTTCTCCGATTG GAACCTAGGAATCACGCCGCTTTAACTCTCAGGAGCCTACTATTCAATCTACTTTATGACGATGCAATGAAGGGGTCCCTTTTCGTCATAATGGCTTCACTGTGTGCGATTGCAGCATACAAACTATGGAAGTAA
- a CDS encoding putative integral membrane protein, producing MIPATSYLCRYISTRIQPRFLSSASDSTVIKEALKSNTNSKPTLHNASPRLPLLYYKASMRAMESMNHRIFYANWIFVFAAYDIVTSYVDF from the exons ATGATTCCTGCTACATCTTATTtatgtagatatatatctacaCGCATTCAGCCACGTTTTTTATCTTCGGCTTCTGATTCTACTGTTATCAAGGAAGCCCTCAAGTCTAACACTAATTCAAAGCCT ACACTACACAACGCAAGTCCTAGACTGCCACTGCTCTATTACAAGGCCAGTATGCGCGCTATGGAGTCAATGAATCATCGCATATTTTATGCAAACTGGATTTTCGTGTTCGCAGCATACGATATTGTCACGTCCTACGTGGACTTTTGA
- a CDS encoding putative 60S ribosomal protein L39-1, whose amino-acid sequence MGAIKSTSLKKHLAKKMRQNRPLPHWFRLKTDTKIRYNAKRRFWRRTKLKV is encoded by the exons ATG GGTGCCATCAAGTCAACTAGCTTGAAGAAGCACTTAGCCAAGAAGATGAGGCAGAATCGCCCACTTCCACATTGGTTTAGGCTGAAGACCGACACTAAGATTCG CTACAACGCCAAGAGAAGGTTCTGGAGGCGTACTAAGCTGAAGGTTTAA
- a CDS encoding Ribosomal protein L9 N-terminal domain family protein → MVLVYAFNAITRRCKISAVRPTISRRTLYPRCLDKSVDVVLLRDFPSLGKKGDIVKAQRGFANYFIIPRGIGLYATWENIDTYASDSNSPAYSTHVSGSNKPGTKFTPTCSRKGLFRHTIEVKTLSKDKEVLCSPVSIYQILDLVSTKDHYDFLPSQITAIIREVDGVSYPVSAKLALTGKYNLSIQVDTLSGGTEQFEICVELLDASDSTTTSTLTEFTLGK, encoded by the exons ATGGTTCTGGTCTATGCCTTTAACGCTATTACCAGGCGTTGTAAAATATCAGCTGTGCGCCCTACCATATCGAGACGTACATTGTATCCACGCTGTTTAGACAAGTCCGTGGACGTGGTTCTGCTACGTGACTTCCCTTCCTTAGGAAAGAAAGGTGATATCGTGAAAGCGCAGCGTGGATTTGCTAACTATTTCATTATACCACGCGGTATAGGATTGTATGCTACCTGGgaaaatatagatacataCGCCTCAGATAGCAATAGTCCTGCTTACTCGACACATGTATCTG GGAGTAATAAGCCAGGAACGAAGTTCACGCCTACATGCTCAAGAAAAGGATTGTTCAGGCATACAATAGAGGTCAAAACTTTGTCTAAAGACAAAGAGGTGCTGTGCAGCCCAGTCTCAATATACCAAATACTAGACCTAGTGTCTACAAAGGACCACTACGACTTTCTACCATCGCAAATAACCGCTATAATACGTGAAGTAGACGGTGTATCATACCCGGTTAGTGCAAAATTGGCACTGACGGGTAAATATAACCTAAGTATCCAGGTTGATACCTTATCGGGTGGTACTGAACAGTTTGAAATCTGCGTAGAACTGCTTGACGCCAGCGATTC AACGACTACATCGACCCTGACAGAATTCACTTTGGGGAAGTGA
- a CDS encoding WD domain G-beta repeat family protein, producing the protein MDPSSDHGQLSYQLSYSLDFPSSVPRSGCVINNRTLDVGRETHEAILDNEYLLIGDADGVVRVWRITPHSTVEVLNDIICHEGAVMDVVGSSLTDATVDLDAYQEGAMSITAVEATLSFFTCGRDHKIHRVNFLGQRLTTYVGHSDVVCSLQEFDRGQRLVSGSWDGTAIVWDVSTGSMLYRVGGNTYKYSVYCNVLPNGDLVTAMTNGDLCIWNNGTLRKTLQAHSGVIRAVSIKDDTILTCSNDCSVRCFNGNMESLYTIPAAHENFVYDVRHSMYVPIFFTASEDKTVGIWDLVSGRQLQLIHLDSSIWKVVETCQGICIIPMSGNVSIWQRLPGCDLTLHPPQVVYGTMAISVDHSTAHASYDMVSFKKANAQKAMEYLQLYNDSKPSQLRVSPKDMDIARNAFSGTISPSSDLTFIYKMIQWPMEELLPVFDLLKLVCLDTSSSKLFGTRSNGYSIVKSVYTTISNSATNPALLAVSLQFMCNMFHLTMPRSIILSHIDETLIALKESAPVVNKLVQQAHSSCVQNLVIIAGERASVWAPDIASIVDTAISVLYNNLDTPWAPSVIVRHCKLLGTLISLDKNAVGTLKQVGLHQKLDEIAEKLGESDSNTLNAVKHLCELL; encoded by the exons ATGGATCCTTCTTCGGATCATGGACAGCTATCATACCAGCTGTCGTATAGCTTGGATTTTCCTTCTAGCGTTCCGCGTAGCGGCTGTGTTATAAACAATAGAACGCTGGATGTGGGCCGGGAAACCCATGAAGCAATACTTGATAATGAGTACCTCCTTATCGGCGATGCTGACGGCGTTGTTAGAGTTTGGCGTATAACGCCTCACAGCACAGTGGAAGTGCTAAATGACATAATATGTCACGAGGGTGCTGTCATGGATGTTGTAGGATCGAGTTTAACGGATGCTACTGTAGACCTCGATGCATACCAGGAAGGTGCTATGTCGATAACAGCTGTGGAGGCCACTTTGTCATTTTTTACATGTGGTAGGGATCACAAAATACATCGCGTGAACTTCCTCGGGCAACGGCTAACGACTTATGTG GGCCACTCGGACGTTGTATGCAGTCTCCAAGAATTCGATCGGGGTCAACGTCTGGTTAGTGGCAGCTGGGACGGTACTGCAATTGTCTGGGACGTTTCCACGGGGTCAATGCTATATCGTGTTGGGGGCAATACCTATAAATACTCGGTCTACTGTAACGTCTTACCTAATGGCGACCTTGTGACTGCAATGACTAACGGTGACCTATGCATCTGGAATAATGGCACCCTGCGCAAAACTCTACAGGCGCACTCCGGTGTCATAAGAGCCGTCAGCATAAAGGATGACACTATCCTTACCTGTTCCAATGACTGCAGCGTCAGGTGCTTCAATGGCAACATGGAATCCTTATACACGATACCAGCTGCTCATGAGAACTTTGTATATG ACGTACGCCACTCTATGTATGTCCCAATATTCTTTACGGCATCTGAGGACAAAACCGTTGGTATATGGGATCTTGTTTCTGGTAGGCAGCTACAGTTAATCCACCTCGATTCGTCTATATGGAAG GTAGTTGAAACATGCCAGGGTATTTGTATCATACCAATGTCTGGTAACGTATCAATTTGGCAGCGTCTTCCCGGTTGTGATCTAACGTTACACCCACCTCAAGTT GTCTACGGTACCATGGCAATCAGTGTGGACCACTCAACGGCACATGCCAGCTACGACATGGTATCGTTTAAAAAGGCAAATGCCCAAAAGGCAATGGAGTACTTGCAGCTATACAACGACTCTAAACCATCGCAG TTACGTGTATCCCCAAAGGATATGGATATTGCTAGGAATGCCTTTAGCGGCACCATTTCACCCAGCAG CGACTTGACGTTTATCTACAAGATGATCCAATGGCCCATGGAAGAATTGCTACCAGTCTTCGATTTACTGAAGCTAGTCTGCCTGGATACCTCGTCGAGCAAGTTATTTGGCACCAGAAGCAATGGCTACAGCATTGTGAAATCTGTGTATACAACTATATCCAACAGTGCAACCAACCCTGCCTTGCTTGCGGTATCATTACAATTCATGTGCAACATGTTCCATTTAACAATGCCACGCTCCATTATTCTTTCGCACATTGATGAAACCCTAATAGCACTCAAGGAAAGCGCTCCAGTGGTTAACAAGCTAGTTCAACAGGCTCATTCTTCTTGCGTTCAGAACTTAGTTATCATTGCTGGGGAACGTGCATCTGTTTGGGCACCTGATATAGCCTCCATTGTGGATACTGCAATATCAgttttatataacaacttGGATACTCCTTGGGCACCATCGGTTATAGTACGCCACTGCAAGCTCTTGGGAACACTGATATCCTTGGACAAAAATGCTGTGGGTACCTTGAAACAAGTTGGATTGCACCAGAAGTTGGATGAAATCGCCGAGAAACTCGGCGAGTCCGATAGCAACACCCTAAATGCAGTTAAACACTTATGTGAATTGTTATAA